Proteins found in one Haloferax litoreum genomic segment:
- the rocF gene encoding arginase produces the protein MERNVRILGAPTDYGANRRGVDMGPSAIRYAGLTAQLESAGVSTTDAGDLSVPHHATRDADAGAENAKHIQEVEEVCTALADTVSTALADGATPLALGGDHSIAIGSMVGSARDADIGVVWFDAHGDFNTPGTSPSGNVHGMPLAAALGIGDFDGVEWANADGLNEENVAIVGLRDVDENETAAIRDSDVTAYTMSDIDERGITEVTQDALDVATSGTDGIHISLDLDWLDPREAPGVGTPVRGGATYREAHAAMELVAESEAMRSFELVEVNPILDQHNETATLATELAASAFGKRIL, from the coding sequence ATGGAACGGAACGTTCGAATTCTCGGTGCACCGACTGACTACGGTGCAAACCGTCGTGGTGTGGACATGGGTCCTTCTGCGATTCGATATGCGGGACTGACGGCGCAACTGGAGTCTGCGGGTGTCTCGACGACGGATGCGGGTGACCTCAGCGTCCCCCACCACGCGACGCGCGACGCCGACGCAGGTGCAGAGAACGCAAAACACATCCAGGAAGTCGAAGAGGTGTGTACCGCACTCGCCGACACTGTCTCGACTGCGCTCGCGGACGGGGCGACGCCGCTCGCCCTCGGCGGCGACCACTCTATCGCAATCGGGTCGATGGTCGGCAGTGCCCGCGACGCCGACATCGGTGTCGTCTGGTTCGACGCCCACGGCGACTTCAACACGCCGGGAACCTCACCGTCGGGGAACGTCCACGGGATGCCCCTCGCTGCGGCCCTCGGTATCGGCGACTTCGACGGCGTCGAATGGGCGAACGCCGACGGCCTGAACGAAGAGAACGTCGCCATCGTCGGCCTCCGCGACGTGGACGAAAACGAGACAGCGGCGATTCGCGACAGCGACGTGACTGCCTACACGATGTCCGACATCGACGAACGTGGCATCACCGAGGTGACGCAGGACGCACTCGACGTTGCCACGAGTGGAACGGACGGTATCCACATCAGTCTGGACCTCGATTGGCTCGACCCCCGCGAAGCACCGGGTGTCGGGACGCCCGTCCGCGGCGGTGCCACGTACCGAGAGGCACACGCGGCGATGGAACTCGTCGCCGAGTCGGAGGCGATGCGGTCGTTCGAACTCGTCGAGGTCAACCCCATCCTCGACCAGCACAACGAGACGGCAACGCTCGCGACTGAACTCGCCGCCAGCGCCTTCGGCAAGCGCATCCTCTGA
- the gyrA gene encoding DNA gyrase subunit A, producing MSSDAPDSFEPGAGIAAEIRNARIEDEMEQSYIDYAMSVIAGRALPDVRDGLKPVHRRILYAMHQAGVTSNSSHRKSSSIVGETMGDYHPHGDSAIYDTLARMAQDFSMRYPLVDGQGNFGSVDGDPPAAMRYTEARMSSIAEELLADIDKDTVDFQSNYDDRKQEPTVLPSSFPNLLVNGSSGIAVGMSTNIPPHNLGEVIDATVELIENPDATVSDLMEHVKGPDFPTGANIVGRNAVHKAYKTGRGRVRVRADYDVDEEEGRIVINELPYQENKARLIERIADDVNAGKIEGIRDIRDESDRDGIRVVIELKRGAMAEVVKNQLLDNHLESTFGVINLALVDGQPQVLTLKETLQHYLDHRRDVVRRRSEYELAEAEDRAHILEGRLKALDNIDDVVETIRNSESRDDAKAALRGEVTVEVDGEPLPAFDFSEDQANHIVSMQLGSLTSMEAAEIEDEYEDVQATIERLETILGDASELDAVIESELLDIKDEYADDRRTSFVANTGEVTRADLIPEEDVVVVVSEDDYIKRMPVSRFRAQHRGGKGIIGTDLKEGDKVSSVFVTNTHDDLLCFTNHGQVYQLKTYQVPEMSRTARGKSAVNLLDFDDGEEITAVVNCDDLEEEDGYLTMVTRSGYIKRTNMDRFQNILSTGIIATKLDDGDELVDVEVTRGAHDLVIGTEQGMSIRFDEDEVRAMGRSARGVRGIKLTGDDQVAGVAAIDEAHHSWILTVTENGYGKRTDLDKYRAQSRNGKGLIDIKTNERNGPVCAINTVGEGDHLVVMSDEGQILRTPVEDISTVGRNTMGVIVMDLDAGDTVASVDVIPPAMTTEDEELEDDAVDAGDADETAETNEVSAAPDADEEPEADEE from the coding sequence ATGAGTTCTGACGCACCTGATTCCTTCGAACCCGGCGCGGGCATCGCGGCGGAGATTCGCAACGCTCGCATCGAAGACGAGATGGAACAGTCGTACATCGACTACGCGATGTCGGTCATCGCAGGACGTGCTCTTCCGGACGTCCGCGACGGCCTGAAACCGGTCCACCGACGCATCCTCTACGCGATGCATCAGGCCGGTGTGACCTCCAACTCCTCACACCGGAAGTCTTCGTCCATCGTGGGCGAGACGATGGGTGACTACCACCCGCACGGTGACTCCGCAATCTACGACACTCTCGCGCGCATGGCACAGGATTTCTCCATGCGTTACCCCCTCGTCGACGGACAGGGGAACTTCGGGTCTGTCGACGGTGACCCGCCGGCAGCGATGCGGTACACGGAAGCGCGGATGTCCTCCATCGCGGAGGAACTCCTCGCGGATATCGACAAAGACACCGTCGACTTCCAGTCGAACTACGACGACCGCAAACAGGAACCGACCGTCCTTCCGTCGTCGTTCCCGAACCTGCTCGTCAACGGGTCGTCCGGTATCGCCGTCGGGATGTCCACGAACATCCCGCCGCACAACCTCGGTGAAGTCATCGACGCCACCGTCGAACTCATCGAGAATCCCGATGCAACCGTCAGCGACCTGATGGAGCACGTCAAAGGGCCGGACTTCCCAACCGGTGCGAACATCGTCGGCCGAAACGCGGTCCACAAGGCGTACAAGACGGGTCGCGGGCGAGTCCGTGTCCGCGCCGACTACGATGTAGACGAAGAGGAAGGCCGTATCGTCATCAACGAACTCCCGTATCAGGAGAACAAGGCCCGCCTCATCGAGCGAATCGCCGACGACGTGAACGCCGGCAAGATAGAGGGCATCCGCGACATCCGCGACGAGTCCGACCGCGACGGTATCCGCGTCGTCATCGAACTCAAGCGCGGCGCGATGGCGGAAGTCGTCAAGAACCAACTGCTCGACAACCACCTCGAATCCACGTTCGGCGTCATCAACCTCGCCCTCGTGGACGGCCAACCCCAAGTGCTGACGCTCAAAGAGACGCTCCAGCACTACCTCGACCACCGCCGCGACGTGGTCCGTCGGCGCTCCGAGTACGAACTCGCCGAGGCCGAAGACCGGGCACACATCCTCGAAGGCCGCCTGAAGGCCCTCGACAACATCGACGACGTGGTCGAGACCATCCGAAACTCCGAGAGTCGTGACGACGCGAAGGCCGCACTCCGTGGCGAGGTGACCGTCGAGGTCGACGGCGAACCACTTCCGGCGTTCGACTTCTCCGAAGACCAGGCGAACCACATCGTCTCGATGCAACTCGGTTCGCTCACCTCGATGGAAGCGGCCGAAATCGAAGACGAGTACGAGGACGTGCAGGCGACCATCGAGCGCCTCGAAACCATCCTCGGGGACGCGTCCGAACTGGACGCCGTCATCGAATCCGAACTCCTCGACATCAAAGACGAGTACGCCGACGACCGGCGGACCTCGTTCGTCGCCAACACCGGCGAAGTCACCCGCGCAGACCTCATCCCCGAAGAGGACGTCGTCGTCGTCGTCAGCGAAGACGACTACATCAAGCGGATGCCCGTCTCGCGCTTCCGCGCCCAGCACCGCGGTGGCAAAGGCATCATCGGCACCGACCTGAAGGAAGGCGACAAGGTGTCGTCGGTATTCGTCACGAACACCCACGACGACCTGTTGTGCTTCACCAACCACGGGCAGGTCTACCAACTCAAGACCTACCAGGTTCCGGAGATGTCCCGCACCGCCCGCGGCAAGTCCGCAGTCAACCTGCTTGACTTCGACGACGGAGAGGAGATTACCGCCGTCGTCAACTGTGACGACTTAGAGGAAGAAGACGGCTACCTGACGATGGTGACCCGAAGCGGGTACATCAAGCGGACGAACATGGACCGCTTCCAGAACATCCTCTCGACGGGTATCATCGCCACCAAACTGGACGACGGCGACGAACTCGTCGACGTGGAGGTCACCCGCGGTGCGCACGACTTAGTCATCGGCACCGAACAGGGAATGTCCATCCGCTTCGACGAAGACGAAGTTCGTGCGATGGGTCGCTCGGCCCGCGGTGTGCGCGGCATCAAACTCACCGGCGACGACCAGGTCGCCGGCGTCGCCGCCATCGACGAAGCCCACCACAGTTGGATTCTCACCGTCACCGAAAACGGGTACGGCAAACGGACCGACCTCGACAAGTACCGCGCGCAATCCCGTAACGGGAAAGGGCTCATCGACATCAAGACGAACGAGCGAAACGGCCCGGTCTGCGCCATCAACACCGTCGGCGAAGGCGACCACCTCGTCGTCATGTCCGACGAGGGCCAGATACTCCGGACGCCCGTCGAAGACATCTCGACGGTCGGTCGCAACACGATGGGCGTCATCGTCATGGACCTCGACGCGGGCGACACCGTCGCCTCTGTCGACGTGATTCCGCCGGCGATGACGACCGAAGACGAGGAACTCGAAGACGACGCAGTGGACGCAGGCGATGCAGACGAAACAGCGGAAACGAACGAAGTGAGCGCTGCACCCGACGCAGACGAAGAACCCGAAGCGGACGAAGAGTAA
- a CDS encoding NUDIX domain-containing protein, whose protein sequence is MAAPREAPAPHDLAAGVVVIRDDAILAVYEKDRWGLPKGGSEPGEFFFETAAREAAEETGIPVEIQSLAFTSEIRGPDRRIYLQRFYHAEAQDDADPSPRDPDDEIEEAAYLPLSELGSTLTYRPRVEPLREWLRDRKPRHYTYDLTSEPSHVDE, encoded by the coding sequence ATGGCAGCGCCGAGAGAAGCACCCGCACCGCACGACTTGGCCGCCGGCGTCGTCGTCATCCGTGACGACGCCATCCTCGCGGTGTACGAGAAGGACCGCTGGGGACTGCCGAAAGGCGGGTCCGAACCCGGGGAGTTCTTCTTCGAGACGGCCGCCCGCGAGGCAGCAGAAGAGACTGGCATCCCGGTCGAAATTCAGTCGCTCGCCTTCACGAGCGAGATTCGCGGCCCGGACCGCCGTATCTACCTCCAGCGGTTCTATCACGCCGAGGCGCAGGACGACGCCGATCCGTCACCCCGCGACCCGGACGACGAAATCGAAGAAGCAGCGTACCTCCCACTGTCCGAACTGGGGTCGACGCTCACGTACCGTCCGCGTGTCGAACCCCTCCGTGAGTGGTTGCGGGACCGGAAACCCCGGCACTACACGTACGACCTGACGAGCGAACCGTCGCACGTCGACGAGTAG
- a CDS encoding TIGR00341 family protein, with translation MRLLQMRVGSGHLDAVLGTLRDENIDPVALPIHDERADDESRAFLVVFPVPTEAVDRIRDNLAETGFEEDHLVIGNAESANTPNYDHLVERFVEGHEEEERVSNEEIQTKAHDLNPQPTAYYLMTILSALVATAGLLLDSPALVVGSMVIAPQIGAALTGSVGAALGDETMFTQGIRSTVSGLAVAAVAAALLGWGLKTAQFVPPSLDVTTVQQIASRSSPGLLTLLVALCAGAAGGVGLATELPVSIVGVAVAAATVPAAAAVGIGVAWGIPTVTVGALTLLVVNIVGIVFAGTLSLWYLGYRPTDWDSASSTRAFVRTLVGNRTTWVAIALLGLTVLGPGALLTSHIVFENQSTAAVQTVLDDPTYDSLELLSVRVDFGTAGLSDAPREVTVTVQHPVGEQYPQLASRFGNEIRATTQRDVTVNVEFEERSRSPAPEASGS, from the coding sequence ATGCGTCTCCTTCAGATGCGCGTCGGGAGTGGCCACCTCGACGCGGTCCTCGGCACACTTCGAGACGAGAACATCGACCCCGTGGCACTCCCGATTCACGACGAACGCGCAGACGACGAGAGTCGGGCCTTCCTCGTCGTCTTTCCGGTGCCGACAGAGGCAGTCGATAGAATCAGAGACAACCTCGCCGAGACGGGATTCGAAGAAGACCATCTCGTCATCGGCAACGCCGAGTCGGCGAACACACCGAACTACGACCACCTCGTCGAGCGGTTCGTCGAAGGCCACGAAGAAGAAGAGCGCGTCTCGAACGAAGAGATTCAGACGAAGGCACACGACCTCAACCCGCAACCGACGGCGTACTACCTGATGACGATTCTGAGCGCCCTCGTCGCGACAGCAGGGTTGTTGCTCGACTCGCCCGCACTCGTCGTCGGGTCGATGGTCATCGCACCACAAATCGGAGCAGCACTCACGGGGAGCGTCGGTGCGGCACTCGGCGACGAGACGATGTTCACACAAGGGATTCGGTCGACGGTGAGTGGACTCGCCGTCGCCGCCGTCGCTGCCGCCCTCCTCGGGTGGGGACTCAAGACGGCACAGTTCGTCCCTCCGTCGCTGGACGTGACGACAGTCCAGCAGATAGCGAGTCGTTCGTCGCCGGGCCTGTTGACGTTGCTCGTCGCACTCTGTGCCGGTGCCGCCGGAGGCGTGGGCCTCGCCACCGAACTTCCAGTCTCGATTGTTGGTGTCGCCGTCGCTGCTGCGACCGTTCCCGCCGCGGCGGCAGTCGGCATCGGCGTCGCGTGGGGCATTCCGACGGTGACTGTCGGTGCACTCACGCTACTCGTGGTCAACATCGTCGGCATCGTCTTCGCTGGAACGCTCTCGCTGTGGTATCTCGGCTACCGTCCCACCGACTGGGACTCGGCATCGTCTACGCGCGCGTTCGTCCGGACACTCGTCGGAAACCGGACGACGTGGGTCGCCATCGCACTGCTCGGGCTGACGGTACTCGGACCGGGGGCCCTGCTTACCTCACACATCGTGTTCGAGAATCAATCGACAGCGGCGGTTCAGACCGTCCTGGACGACCCGACGTACGACTCGCTCGAACTCCTCTCGGTTCGAGTCGACTTCGGAACTGCGGGACTGAGTGACGCCCCCCGAGAAGTCACGGTCACTGTCCAGCACCCAGTCGGTGAACAGTATCCTCAGTTAGCATCTCGGTTCGGGAACGAGATACGTGCGACGACGCAGCGAGACGTCACCGTGAACGTGGAGTTCGAAGAACGAAGTCGGTCACCGGCGCCGGAGGCGTCGGGGAGTTAG
- a CDS encoding NAD-dependent epimerase/dehydratase family protein encodes MNGKRVLVTGGAGFIGSNLANSLAGDNDVVAIDDLYLGTPENLDDAVEFHDVSVLDDDLPTEDVDVVFHLAALSSYKMHEDDPARGARVNVEGFVNTVEQARNDGCDTVVYASTSSIYGSRTDPSPEDMPVEARTGYEASKLARERYAEYFHHHYDMHLAGLRFFSVYQGFGGAEEHKGEFANTVAQFADKIAHGERPELFGDGSQTRDFTHVDDVVRGIELAADHRLQGIYNLGTGESYSFNEMVSMINDALGTDVDPAYIENPLDVYVHDTMADCTKIREATGWEPEISFDEGVRRVCEPYHSD; translated from the coding sequence ATGAACGGGAAACGAGTGCTCGTCACCGGCGGTGCAGGGTTCATCGGTTCCAACCTCGCGAACTCGCTCGCCGGAGACAACGACGTCGTCGCCATCGACGACCTCTACCTCGGGACGCCCGAGAACCTCGACGACGCAGTCGAGTTCCACGACGTGAGCGTGCTCGACGACGACTTGCCGACCGAGGATGTGGACGTGGTGTTCCACCTCGCGGCGCTGTCGTCGTACAAGATGCACGAAGATGACCCGGCACGCGGTGCCCGTGTCAACGTCGAAGGATTCGTCAACACGGTCGAACAGGCCCGCAACGACGGGTGCGACACCGTCGTCTACGCCTCCACGTCGTCGATTTACGGGTCGCGGACCGACCCGTCGCCCGAAGACATGCCTGTCGAGGCGCGGACGGGGTACGAGGCGTCGAAACTCGCACGCGAACGCTATGCCGAATACTTCCACCACCACTACGACATGCACCTCGCCGGCCTGCGTTTCTTCTCTGTCTATCAGGGATTCGGCGGGGCGGAAGAACACAAAGGCGAGTTCGCCAACACCGTCGCACAGTTCGCCGACAAGATTGCCCACGGCGAACGACCCGAACTCTTCGGGGACGGGTCACAGACGCGCGACTTCACCCACGTCGACGACGTCGTCCGCGGCATCGAACTCGCCGCCGACCACCGACTTCAGGGTATCTACAACCTCGGGACGGGCGAGAGTTACTCGTTCAACGAGATGGTTTCGATGATAAACGACGCTCTTGGAACCGACGTGGACCCTGCGTACATCGAGAACCCACTGGACGTGTACGTCCACGATACGATGGCCGATTGCACGAAGATTCGCGAGGCGACCGGATGGGAACCGGAAATCTCGTTCGACGAGGGCGTCCGTCGCGTCTGCGAACCGTACCACTCCGACTAA
- a CDS encoding Rrf2 family transcriptional regulator produces the protein MSSIELTSSQKTILTALINLYRDSEDAVKGEDIAEEVNRNPGTIRNQMQSLKALQLVEGVPGPKGGYKPTANAYEALDVDKMDEPASVPLFHNDEQVEGVNVDEIDLSSVHHPELCRAEIHVQGSVRDFHEGDKIRVGPTPLSKLVIDGTLDGKDDTSNILILRIDDMEAPVGEPSH, from the coding sequence ATGTCGTCAATCGAGCTGACTTCGAGTCAGAAAACTATCCTTACCGCACTCATCAATCTCTACCGAGACTCCGAAGATGCGGTGAAAGGAGAAGACATTGCGGAGGAGGTCAACCGTAATCCGGGCACCATCCGCAACCAGATGCAGAGTCTGAAAGCGCTCCAGCTCGTCGAGGGTGTACCCGGCCCAAAGGGTGGCTACAAGCCGACGGCGAACGCCTACGAGGCACTCGACGTAGACAAGATGGACGAACCCGCGTCGGTTCCGCTGTTCCACAACGACGAGCAGGTCGAAGGCGTGAACGTCGACGAAATCGACCTGTCGAGCGTCCACCACCCCGAACTCTGCCGCGCAGAGATTCACGTGCAGGGCTCGGTTCGTGACTTCCACGAAGGAGACAAGATTCGCGTCGGTCCGACGCCGCTCTCGAAACTCGTCATCGACGGCACACTCGACGGCAAGGACGACACGAGCAACATCCTCATCCTCCGTATCGACGATATGGAGGCCCCAGTCGGCGAACCGTCGCACTAA
- the gyrB gene encoding DNA topoisomerase (ATP-hydrolyzing) subunit B — protein sequence MSQDNEYGAGQIQVLEGLEAVRKRPAMYIGSTDSRGLHHLVYEVVDNSIDEALAGYCDAIEVTLHEDGSVSVADNGRGIPVDTHEQYDRPALEVIMTILHAGGKFDNKSYQVSGGLHGVGVSVVNALSKELEVEVKRDGALWRHRFELGEPLPDGFERVRDLEPDEDTGTVITFWPDSDIFETDEFDFKTLENRLRELAFLNSGVEIALTDERTGESSTFLFEGGIREFVEYLDETKTSLHEDVIYYEDESDGIAVEIAMQATDELQGSIHAFANNINTREGGTHLTGFKTALTRVVNDYANSEGMLSDLDGDNLRGEDVREGLTAVISIKHPDPQFEGQTKTKLGNSEVRGIVESVTHEKLGTYFEENPDVAQAIIMKAVEAARARKAAKQAEELTRRKSALESTALPGKLADCQTRDPSESELFVVEGDSAGGSAKQGRDRKFQAILPLRGKILNVEKHRLDRILQNNEVRALITAIGAGIGDEFDIEDARYNRIILMTDADVDGAHIRTLLLTLLYRHMRPLIEAGYVYAAQPPLYRVRYRGNTYDAMNEEERDRIIEEKCNGNPTQVQRFKGLGEMNPDQLWETTMNPENRVLKRITIEDAAAADRMFSILMGDAVEPRKEFIKEHATEAEWVDI from the coding sequence ATGTCTCAGGATAACGAGTACGGGGCCGGACAGATTCAGGTCCTCGAAGGGCTCGAAGCCGTTCGAAAGCGTCCGGCGATGTACATCGGGTCCACCGATTCTCGCGGACTCCATCACCTCGTCTACGAAGTCGTCGACAACTCCATCGACGAAGCACTCGCGGGGTATTGTGACGCTATCGAAGTGACTCTTCACGAAGACGGGTCAGTGAGTGTCGCAGACAATGGCCGTGGTATCCCGGTAGATACGCACGAACAGTACGACCGACCTGCCCTGGAGGTCATCATGACCATCCTCCACGCGGGGGGGAAGTTCGACAACAAATCCTACCAGGTCTCCGGAGGTCTGCACGGCGTCGGTGTCTCCGTCGTCAACGCACTCTCGAAGGAACTGGAAGTCGAAGTCAAGCGCGACGGCGCACTCTGGCGTCACCGCTTCGAACTCGGCGAACCACTCCCGGACGGATTCGAACGCGTTCGTGACCTCGAACCGGACGAAGACACCGGGACGGTCATCACGTTCTGGCCCGACAGCGATATTTTCGAGACGGACGAGTTCGACTTCAAGACGCTCGAAAACCGGCTTCGGGAACTCGCATTCCTCAACTCCGGCGTCGAAATCGCGCTCACCGACGAGCGAACCGGCGAGTCGAGCACCTTCCTCTTCGAGGGTGGAATCCGTGAGTTCGTCGAGTACCTCGACGAGACGAAGACGTCACTCCACGAGGACGTCATCTACTACGAAGACGAGTCAGACGGCATCGCCGTCGAAATCGCCATGCAGGCGACCGACGAGTTACAGGGTTCCATCCACGCCTTCGCCAACAACATCAACACCCGTGAAGGCGGAACCCACCTGACCGGGTTCAAGACGGCACTCACCCGTGTCGTCAACGACTACGCGAACTCCGAGGGGATGCTCTCGGACCTCGACGGCGACAACCTCCGCGGCGAGGACGTTCGTGAAGGCCTCACCGCCGTCATCTCCATCAAGCACCCCGACCCGCAGTTCGAGGGCCAGACGAAGACGAAACTCGGCAACTCCGAGGTTCGTGGTATCGTCGAGAGTGTCACGCACGAGAAACTTGGCACGTACTTCGAGGAGAACCCGGACGTGGCGCAGGCCATCATCATGAAGGCCGTCGAGGCCGCACGCGCCCGCAAGGCCGCGAAACAGGCCGAAGAACTCACTCGCCGCAAGTCGGCGCTCGAATCCACCGCACTGCCGGGCAAACTCGCAGACTGTCAGACGCGCGACCCCTCCGAGTCCGAACTGTTCGTCGTCGAGGGCGACTCCGCAGGCGGGTCTGCAAAGCAGGGCCGCGACCGGAAGTTCCAGGCGATTCTCCCCCTCCGTGGGAAGATTCTGAACGTCGAGAAACACCGTCTCGACCGCATCCTCCAGAACAACGAGGTTCGCGCACTCATCACCGCCATCGGGGCGGGCATCGGCGACGAGTTCGACATCGAGGACGCGCGGTACAACCGCATCATCCTGATGACTGACGCCGACGTGGACGGGGCACACATTCGAACCCTGCTCCTCACGCTTCTGTACCGCCACATGCGCCCCCTCATCGAAGCGGGCTACGTCTACGCGGCGCAACCCCCACTCTACCGCGTCCGCTACCGTGGCAACACCTACGACGCGATGAACGAGGAAGAGCGGGACCGCATCATCGAAGAGAAGTGTAACGGTAACCCCACGCAGGTCCAGCGGTTCAAGGGTCTCGGCGAGATGAACCCCGACCAACTGTGGGAGACGACGATGAACCCCGAAAACCGCGTCCTCAAGCGCATCACCATCGAGGACGCCGCCGCCGCCGACCGGATGTTCAGCATTCTGATGGGCGACGCTGTCGAACCTCGAAAAGAGTTCATCAAAGAACACGCGACCGAAGCCGAGTGGGTAGACATCTAA